Proteins encoded within one genomic window of Pongo pygmaeus isolate AG05252 chromosome 6, NHGRI_mPonPyg2-v2.0_pri, whole genome shotgun sequence:
- the VSTM2A gene encoding V-set and transmembrane domain-containing protein 2A isoform X1, with product MMGIFLVYVGFVFFSVLYVQQGLSSQAKFTEFPRNVTATEGQNVEMSCAFQSGSASVYLEIQWWFLRGPEDLEPGAEGAGAQVELLPDRDPDSDGTKISTVKVQGNDISHKLQISKVRKKDEGLYECRVTDANYGELQEHKAQAYLKVNANSHARRMQAFEASPMWLQDMKPRKNVSAAVPSSIHGSANQRTHSTSSPQAVAKIPKQSPQSGMETHFEPFILPLTNPPQQGQSYRVDRFMNGGF from the exons ATGATGGGGATCTTTTTGGTGTATgttggatttgttttcttttccgtTTTATATGTACAACAAGGGCTTTCTTCTCAAG CAAAATTTACCGAGTTTCCGCGGAACGTGACGGCGACCGAGGGGCAGAATGTGGAGATGTCCTGCGCCTTCCAGAGCGGCTCCGCCTCGGTGTATCTGGAGATCCAATGGTGGTTCCTGCGGGGGCCGGAGGACCTGGAGCCCGGGGCCGAGGGGGCCGGCGCGCAG GTGGAGCTCTTGCCCGACAGAGACCCGGACAGCGACGGGACCAAGATCAGC ACAGTGAAAGTCCAAGGCAATGACATCTCCCACAAGCTTCAGATTTCCAAAGTGAGGAAAAAGGATGAAGGCTTATACGAGTGCAGGGTGACTGATGCCAACTACGGGGAGCTTCAGGAACACAAGGCCCAGGCCTATCTGAAAGTCAATGCCAACAGCCATGCCCGCAGAATGCAGGCCTTCGAAGCCTCGCCCATGTGGCTGCAGGATATGAAGCCCCGCAAGAACGTCTCCGCAGCCGTCCCCAGCAGCATCCATGGCTCTGCCAACCAACGAACGCACTCCACCTCCAGCCCTCAAGCGGTAGCCAAAATCCCCAAACAAAGTCCACAATCAGGTATGGAAACCCATTTCGAGCCTTTTATTTTACCACTCACAAACCCTCCACAGCAAGGTCAGTCATATAGAGTAGACAGATTTATGAATGGTGGTTTTTAA
- the VSTM2A gene encoding V-set and transmembrane domain-containing protein 2A isoform X5: MMGIFLVYVGFVFFSVLYVQQGLSSQAKFTEFPRNVTATEGQNVEMSCAFQSGSASVYLEIQWWFLRGPEDLEPGAEGAGAQVELLPDRDPDSDGTKISTVKVQGNDISHKLQISKVRKKDEGLYECRVTDANYGELQEHKAQAYLKVNANSHARRMQAFEASPMWLQDMKPRKNVSAAVPSSIHGSANQRTHSTSSPQAVAKIPKQSPQSGLA, encoded by the exons ATGATGGGGATCTTTTTGGTGTATgttggatttgttttcttttccgtTTTATATGTACAACAAGGGCTTTCTTCTCAAG CAAAATTTACCGAGTTTCCGCGGAACGTGACGGCGACCGAGGGGCAGAATGTGGAGATGTCCTGCGCCTTCCAGAGCGGCTCCGCCTCGGTGTATCTGGAGATCCAATGGTGGTTCCTGCGGGGGCCGGAGGACCTGGAGCCCGGGGCCGAGGGGGCCGGCGCGCAG GTGGAGCTCTTGCCCGACAGAGACCCGGACAGCGACGGGACCAAGATCAGC ACAGTGAAAGTCCAAGGCAATGACATCTCCCACAAGCTTCAGATTTCCAAAGTGAGGAAAAAGGATGAAGGCTTATACGAGTGCAGGGTGACTGATGCCAACTACGGGGAGCTTCAGGAACACAAGGCCCAGGCCTATCTGAAAGTCAATGCCAACAGCCATGCCCGCAGAATGCAGGCCTTCGAAGCCTCGCCCATGTGGCTGCAGGATATGAAGCCCCGCAAGAACGTCTCCGCAGCCGTCCCCAGCAGCATCCATGGCTCTGCCAACCAACGAACGCACTCCACCTCCAGCCCTCAAGCGGTAGCCAAAATCCCCAAACAAAGTCCACAATCAG
- the VSTM2A gene encoding V-set and transmembrane domain-containing protein 2A isoform X4, which translates to MMGIFLVYVGFVFFSVLYVQQGLSSQAKFTEFPRNVTATEGQNVEMSCAFQSGSASVYLEIQWWFLRGPEDLEPGAEGAGAQVELLPDRDPDSDGTKISTVKVQGNDISHKLQISKVRKKDEGLYECRVTDANYGELQEHKAQAYLKVNANSHARRMQAFEASPMWLQDMKPRKNVSAAVPSSIHGSANQRTHSTSSPQAVAKIPKQSPQSVHAKTFMSTRAKLAS; encoded by the exons ATGATGGGGATCTTTTTGGTGTATgttggatttgttttcttttccgtTTTATATGTACAACAAGGGCTTTCTTCTCAAG CAAAATTTACCGAGTTTCCGCGGAACGTGACGGCGACCGAGGGGCAGAATGTGGAGATGTCCTGCGCCTTCCAGAGCGGCTCCGCCTCGGTGTATCTGGAGATCCAATGGTGGTTCCTGCGGGGGCCGGAGGACCTGGAGCCCGGGGCCGAGGGGGCCGGCGCGCAG GTGGAGCTCTTGCCCGACAGAGACCCGGACAGCGACGGGACCAAGATCAGC ACAGTGAAAGTCCAAGGCAATGACATCTCCCACAAGCTTCAGATTTCCAAAGTGAGGAAAAAGGATGAAGGCTTATACGAGTGCAGGGTGACTGATGCCAACTACGGGGAGCTTCAGGAACACAAGGCCCAGGCCTATCTGAAAGTCAATGCCAACAGCCATGCCCGCAGAATGCAGGCCTTCGAAGCCTCGCCCATGTGGCTGCAGGATATGAAGCCCCGCAAGAACGTCTCCGCAGCCGTCCCCAGCAGCATCCATGGCTCTGCCAACCAACGAACGCACTCCACCTCCAGCCCTCAAGCGGTAGCCAAAATCCCCAAACAAAGTCCACAATCAG